The genomic segment CATCATCCTCTGGTCTTTATTAGTATATTCTCCCGTTGCTCACTGGGTATGGGGCGACGGTGGTTGGTTACGAGAACTTGGCGCACTAGATTTCGCTGGCGGAAATGTTGTTCATATTAGTTCCGGTGTCACTGGCTTAGTCTTAGCAATTATGATTGGACGCCGTAAAGAAGCTGATTCTGCTTCCCCGCATAATTTACCACTTGCTTTAATCGGCGGAATTCTCGTTTGGTTTGGTTGGTACGGATTTAATGTTGGTAGTGCCTTAACTATTGATAACGTTGCAATGGCTGCTTTTGTTAATACTAATACGGCTGCAGCTGCTGGTATTATCGGTTGGGGATTAGTCGAATGGCTTATTAATAAAAAACCGACGATGCTTGGTACTATTTCCGGAGCAATTGCGGGACTCGTTTCTATCACTCCGGCTGCTGGATTTGTCACTGTTCCTAGTTCATTAATTATCGGTTTCCTCGGTGGAGCACTTTGTTTCTGGGCAGTTTTTTGGCTAAAAGGAAAAGTGAAATACGACGATGCGCTGGATGCGTTCGGCCTTCATGGTATCGGTGGTATTTGGGGCGGTATTGCAACTGGGCTATTCGCTACAACGAAAGTAAATGAAGCTGGTGCGGATGGTCTATTTTACGGTAATGCTTCCTTAGTAGTGAAACAATTAATCGCAATTGGATCAACAGTCGCTTATGTAGCTGTTGTAACTGCCTTGATTGTTGTCGTGGTAAAACTCTTCTTACCAATTCGCGTAAATGAAGAACAAGAATATAAAGGACTTGATTTGACGCTACACGGCGAAAAAGCATATCAAGAATAAGGGAGGAAACAATATGTTAGGGTTAACTAAAATTGAGATTATTACACGTCCAAATCGCTTTAACTTGTTCCAAAAAGAACTTGCCAAAATCGGCGTGAGCGGCTTAACCGTCACAAAAGCGCTTGGAACTGGTTTAGAAAAAGGCTTTATCGAACTTTATCGCGGCACAAAAAAAGAAAGTAATATTCACGAGCGGATGAAAATTGAAATTGTCGTTTCCACTGTCCCGGTTGAAGATGTACTTCGAGTAGTCAAAGAAACACTTCGAACTGGGGAACCCGGAGATGGAAAAGTATTTATTTATCCCTTGACCGAAGTCGTAAAAATTAGTACTGGCGAAACAGGAATTGATGCTTTACAAGATAAACCACAAAAATAAAATAGTTAAAATGGTGAATTAATTAAAAATGGGGCCTCTATTCTAAAAAATCAATGAGAAATCGCGTTTACCACTTCCCCTTCTAAGTTTTTACACTTATAATGAAAAAGGAAGAACGTTTAGTACAGATAAGGAGGCGCGAAATTCCCTATGCGTAAAATCCCCATTTTCACCCTTCTAGCAGCCATACTACTTTTTGGAGGTTACTACCTTTATCAACATGCATCTTCAAAAGTAGATGTTACTTTCAATTATGTGGTTACGGATAAAGGAAAAGATAATACCGTCACCGGCACAATTGACGGCGCTGGAAACAAATCAGTTACGCTACCACTTTCAAAAGAGAGTTGGGATGCTGTAAAAAAAGGGAATCGCTACAATGTGGAAGCCACTTTTTATAATAAAAATAAAATCAGCTCCGATGAAGCGAAAGAATTGGATGGTCCGTTTTGGTCCAATGATTCCAATCAAGGGTTATTAGTAAATAAAGTTCAAGTAGAAAATATTCAGGAATTAAGCGATGATTTTTAAACAAAAAACGAAGCCGAGTAAACACTCAGCTTCGTTTTTTTTAGTTTGATTCTTTTTTTACTGTTGCCAGTTTTAGTTCAGCAAGTTGCGCCTCGCTAACTTCGCCTGGTGCATTTGTAAGAGGATCTACTGCACTT from the Listeria seeligeri serovar 1/2b str. SLCC3954 genome contains:
- a CDS encoding ammonium transporter — its product is MESVFMFFCTLLVWLMTPGIALFYGGMVRRKNVLSTAMYSFSSMAVISILWVIVGYSLAFAPGNGFIGSFDWTFLHNVGFAANDTYSDAIPHILFMMFQMTFAILTVAIISGAFAERMNFSAYLIFIILWSLLVYSPVAHWVWGDGGWLRELGALDFAGGNVVHISSGVTGLVLAIMIGRRKEADSASPHNLPLALIGGILVWFGWYGFNVGSALTIDNVAMAAFVNTNTAAAAGIIGWGLVEWLINKKPTMLGTISGAIAGLVSITPAAGFVTVPSSLIIGFLGGALCFWAVFWLKGKVKYDDALDAFGLHGIGGIWGGIATGLFATTKVNEAGADGLFYGNASLVVKQLIAIGSTVAYVAVVTALIVVVVKLFLPIRVNEEQEYKGLDLTLHGEKAYQE
- a CDS encoding P-II family nitrogen regulator yields the protein MLGLTKIEIITRPNRFNLFQKELAKIGVSGLTVTKALGTGLEKGFIELYRGTKKESNIHERMKIEIVVSTVPVEDVLRVVKETLRTGEPGDGKVFIYPLTEVVKISTGETGIDALQDKPQK